The Erigeron canadensis isolate Cc75 unplaced genomic scaffold, C_canadensis_v1 Conyza_canadensis_unscaffolded:60, whole genome shotgun sequence genome includes the window GTTTTGGCCTTGTTGATTTAGAATTGTATCTGTTGCTACTGCAGTTTTGCCGGTCTGTCTGTCCCCAATAATTAATTCTCGCTGACCACGTCCTATGGGAATCATTGCATCAATAGCAATAAGCCCTGTTTGAAGAGGCTCATATACAGAACGTCGAGAAATAATCCCCGGAGCGGACGATTCAATTAACCTATATTCATCTGATGAAATTTCACCTCTACCATCAATTGGTTTAGCCAGGGCGTTTACAACACGACCCAAAAAGGCCTCACTCACTGGTATCTGAGCAATTCTTCCTGTTGCTTTTACAGAACTCCCTTCTTGTATCAGCAAACCATCACCCATTAATACAACGCCAACATTAGTTGATTCCAAATTAAGAGCAATGCCTATCGTACCTTCTTCAAATTCTACTAATTCACCCGCCATTACTTCATCAAGACCATGAATACGAGCAATCCCATCGCCTACTTGAAGTACGGTACCGGTATTTACAATCTTTACTTCTCTATTATATTGCTCAATACGTTCACGGATAATATTACTAATTTCGTCGGCTTGAATGGTTACCATGAGTATTTCTtaattcttttttgaaaaaaaaataaatcaaaaataatgcCTAAAGTAGAAGGACTAATCCGTTATTTGTTTCATCGCCCCCAAAATGCCAATATTGGCACTGATAGTACGTAAATGTAACTCGCTGTTTAAACAACTATTCAGGGTTCCTAGAGCTCCTTGTAAGGCTTGTTGGAAAACCCGTTGCCGGACTTGATTACTGGCCTTTTGTTGTTCAAAAATTatagtttcatttttataattttctagTTGTTCCAAAGTCTTATAAGTTGAATCAATTAAATTCAATTTTTCTCGCTCTATCTCAGAATATCCATTCACGCGAAACTGATCTGCTTCTATTTCTACTTTCCGTAAGCGAGCCCGGGCTTTTTCCAGCTGGTCGATGGCCCCCTCGCGCAATTCTTCTGAATTTCTAATAGTATTCAAGATTCTCTGTTTTCGATTATCTAATAAATCACTTAATGAAAGTAGATTATCTTTCCATTCATTTCAAAAATTCCATGATCCCTTCCCGAACCAAACATGAATCTTTCGATTCATTTGGCTCTCACGCTCAATGTAAATTCCCATATCTTTATTGTTAATGTAATGAGCCTATCCTCTCTTGTCATATTCcaaaatgaaatcaaaatatcaaacgGAATCACTAATTCAAGACCAAAATATTCGGAGGACTCTTCTgaccaaacaaaacaaaaaaaaatgtaattgtcAGCAAAgttgttt containing:
- the LOC122584622 gene encoding ATP synthase subunit b, chloroplastic encodes the protein MKNVTDSFVSFGHWPSAGSFGFNTDILATNLINLSVVLGVLIFFGKGVLSDLLDNRKQRILNTIRNSEELREGAIDQLEKARARLRKVEIEADQFRVNGYSEIEREKLNLIDSTYKTLEQLENYKNETIIFEQQKASNQVRQRVFQQALQGALGTLNSCLNSELHLRTISANIGILGAMKQITD